Proteins from a genomic interval of Phycisphaeraceae bacterium:
- a CDS encoding AbrB/MazE/SpoVT family DNA-binding domain-containing protein, which yields MVKTLTKHGNSYALVIDKPILELLKIRPDSPLEVSTDGKVLTITPQRDTDREERVSRSLEKANRRYGKALKRLAE from the coding sequence TTGGTCAAGACGCTCACCAAGCACGGCAACAGCTACGCCCTCGTGATCGACAAGCCGATCCTCGAGTTGCTCAAGATCCGGCCGGATTCGCCGCTCGAAGTCAGCACCGACGGCAAGGTGCTGACGATCACGCCGCAGCGCGACACAGATCGTGAGGAGCGAGTGTCGCGGTCGCTGGAGAAGGCGAATCGCCGGTATGGCAAGGCTCTCAAGCGGCTCGCCGAGTAG